One Coccinella septempunctata chromosome 1, icCocSept1.1, whole genome shotgun sequence DNA window includes the following coding sequences:
- the LOC123317621 gene encoding transcription factor Adf-1-like, protein MARRIDNEKLIELVKSYPFLYDLADRRYGDSERKNVAWKEIADQLHLPEKYCRKSWALLRDSYRRALKKRKECGQPEEKRRKWRYEVEMSFLLPFLRERSTTNTEIFHENNDSGDGENSSCEDNEGKSASLDVSSQGTVLPKQEQICDETVAEPSLSTERQTFSEPSENNRPLLKRARVRQKTRFQSTNETLSNSLMKFILENKAKNDDIQQFFESIATTVRSFPPRDRAIAKAKVFDVISEMEIDILNRDASL, encoded by the exons ATGGCGAGAAGAATCGATAACGAAAAACTAATAGAATTAGTTAAAAGTTATCCTTTTCTTTATGATCTGGCTGATCGAAGATACGGTGATAGCGAACGCAAAAACGTTGCGTGGAAGGAAATAGCGGACCAACTCCATTTACCGG AAAAATACTGCAGGAAATCGTGGGCCTTATTACGTGATTCTTACCGACGTGCCTTAAAGAAGCGAAAAGAATGTGGACAACCAgaggaaaaaagaagaaaatggaGATATGAGGTGGAAATGTCTTTTCTTCTTCCTTTTCTCAGGGAAAGATCAACAACCAATACCGAAATTTTCCATGAAAACAATGATAGTGGTGATGGAGAAAACAGTTCCTGCGAAGATAATGAAGGAAAATCGGCTTCCCTTGATGTGTCATCACAAGGAACTGTCCTCCCGAAGCAAGAACAAATTTGCGATGAAACGGTGGCTGAACCATCCCTTTCTACAGAGAGACAAACATTTTCTGAACCTTCTGAAAACAATAGACCATTATTGAAACGAGCTAGAGTTCGTCAAAAAACGAGATTCCAGTCAACCAATGAAACCCTCTCAAACTCGctaatgaaatttattttagagAATAAAGCGAAAAACGACGATATtcagcaattttttgaaagcattgCTACCACGGTTCGATCATTTCCACCACGAGATAGAGCAATAGCAAAGGCTAAAGTATTCGACGTTATATCTGAAATGGAAATTGATATTCTAAATAGAGATGCATCCCTCTGA
- the LOC123322758 gene encoding uncharacterized protein LOC123322758, producing the protein MPCLIKLVLIVVFLILVAIYEAVARPGILEEYWNSEDKCKTGVDEVIETCQICAKQTKSPIVYPMCCVNEEDVYNWCSRFINFGQHLQQ; encoded by the exons ATGCCTTGTTTAATCAAG CTTGTACTTATCGTCGTTTTCTTAATCCTTGTTGCCATCTACGAAGCGGTAGCGAGGCCAGGAATACTGGAAGAATACTGGAACTCAGAAGACAAGTGTAAAACTGGAGTG gacgAGGTTATAGAAACGTGCCAGATATGCGCTAAACAAACTAAATCACCCATCGTATATCCTATGTGCTGTGTAAATGAAGAAGATGTCTACAATTGGTGCTCAAGATTCATCAACTTTGGTCAACATTTACAGCAATGa